The Devosia sp. MC521 genome has a segment encoding these proteins:
- the rimM gene encoding ribosome maturation factor RimM (Essential for efficient processing of 16S rRNA) produces MAQNSNRILLGKIGAAHGIKGEVRIISHTEDPEAIGSYGPLDTDRPGLVITIEKARLSKTVLVARLKGVADRNAAELLNGVSLFVDRERLPETDDEDDFYHTDLIGLDARLENGVSIGEVSALPNFGAGDLIEVRDPRSGDTFLYPFTKAVVPQIDIKGGYLVISPPLDADPGEEEPA; encoded by the coding sequence ATGGCTCAGAACTCCAACCGCATCCTCTTGGGTAAGATTGGTGCTGCCCACGGCATTAAAGGCGAAGTGCGGATTATTTCGCACACGGAAGACCCAGAGGCAATTGGCAGCTACGGTCCGCTCGATACAGATCGTCCGGGGCTCGTGATCACCATTGAAAAGGCGCGTCTCAGCAAGACCGTACTGGTGGCGCGCTTGAAGGGCGTGGCTGATCGTAATGCGGCCGAACTGCTCAATGGCGTTTCGCTGTTCGTTGATCGCGAGCGCTTGCCAGAGACCGATGACGAGGATGATTTCTATCATACCGATCTCATTGGCCTCGATGCGCGCTTGGAAAACGGCGTGTCGATCGGTGAAGTCTCGGCTCTGCCCAATTTCGGCGCTGGGGATTTGATTGAAGTGCGCGACCCGCGCTCTGGCGACACATTCCTTTATCCCTTCACCAAGGCGGTGGTGCCCCAGATCGATATCAAGGGCGGCTATTTGGTGATTTCGCCGCCATTGGACGCTGATCCGGGCGAGGAAGAGCCAGCGTGA
- a CDS encoding DUF4893 domain-containing protein, with the protein MPRLGLELSGACLSFLALIGSASADSCTVPADVELRAADVQRIDSFETARTRGLKEAMAGATKAESKILTDVVWAKTLPFNEIPMGAYQCRVIKLGGITPVSIYPYFECVVSEMSTAIEKFTGSQRFLGTLHSNDSGSVFYKGALNYQNEPEPIFFGDDAERNQVGCVFQISATSPRYRMELPLPLYESTFDVIELVPKD; encoded by the coding sequence ATGCCACGTTTGGGTTTAGAGCTATCGGGGGCGTGTCTCTCATTTCTGGCCCTGATTGGGTCAGCGAGCGCTGACAGCTGCACTGTTCCTGCAGATGTTGAGCTACGGGCCGCAGATGTACAGCGGATTGACAGTTTCGAGACCGCCCGAACGCGCGGATTAAAAGAAGCCATGGCTGGCGCCACCAAGGCTGAGAGCAAAATTCTCACGGATGTAGTGTGGGCTAAAACATTGCCCTTCAATGAAATTCCTATGGGTGCCTACCAATGCCGCGTCATCAAATTGGGTGGGATCACGCCCGTCAGCATCTACCCCTATTTCGAGTGTGTTGTTTCGGAGATGAGCACCGCGATTGAAAAGTTTACCGGCTCTCAGCGTTTTCTCGGGACACTGCACAGCAATGACAGCGGCTCCGTATTCTACAAAGGTGCGCTTAACTATCAGAACGAGCCTGAGCCGATCTTCTTCGGCGACGATGCTGAGCGCAATCAGGTGGGCTGTGTGTTCCAGATTTCGGCCACTTCGCCGCGGTATCGGATGGAATTACCGCTGCCACTCTACGAATCTACCTTTGATGTGATCGAATTGGTCCCGAAAGACTGA
- a CDS encoding metallopeptidase family protein yields MSAADWSGRFAPTLDDIEALASQALATLPEPFKSLAADVTCQVAEFAEDDVLEGFGMDSPFELMGLFQGIGLTEDGAVPQTGQAPNSVFLYRRAILDYWAEHDDNTLGEIVTHVLIHELGHHFGFSDEDMEALEAQADAEEL; encoded by the coding sequence TTGAGTGCCGCCGATTGGTCGGGGCGGTTCGCCCCGACATTGGATGACATTGAAGCATTGGCGAGCCAAGCGCTCGCCACTCTTCCCGAACCCTTCAAGAGCCTTGCGGCGGATGTCACCTGTCAGGTGGCCGAATTTGCCGAAGACGACGTGCTTGAAGGCTTTGGCATGGACAGCCCGTTTGAATTGATGGGCCTATTCCAAGGCATTGGTCTCACCGAAGACGGGGCAGTGCCGCAAACTGGGCAAGCACCCAATTCCGTTTTTCTCTATCGTCGCGCCATTCTCGATTATTGGGCCGAGCATGATGACAACACCTTGGGTGAGATCGTTACCCATGTGTTGATCCATGAACTGGGCCATCACTTCGGCTTCTCCGATGAGGACATGGAAGCGCTTGAAGCGCAGGCCGACGCCGAAGAGCTCTAA
- the leuC gene encoding 3-isopropylmalate dehydratase large subunit: MTKARTLYDKIWDDHLVQNNEDGTSLLYIDRHLVHEVTSPQAFEGLRMNGRKVRHPERTLAVVDHNVPTTDRSLPNPDPDSAIQIETLAENTRDFGIEYYDPFDKRQGVVHIVGPEQGFTLPGMTIVCGDSHTSTHGAFGALAHGIGTSEVEHVLATQTLIQQKAKNMLVRVDGQLPAGVTAKDIILAIIGEIGTAGGNGHVIEFAGEAIRSLSMEGRMTVCNMTIEGGARAGLIAPDETTFAYVKDRPRAPKGEAFDMAVDYWKTLYTDEGAHYDKVVVLDAAKLPPIVSWGSSPEDVISVQGVVPNPDDIADETKRASKWRALDYMGLKPGTPITDIKIDRVFVGSCTNGRIEDLRAVASVVKGKKVASTVSAMIVPGSGLVKEQAEAEGLDVIFKDAGFEWREPGCSMCLAMNPDKLKPEERCASTSNRNFEGRQGFKGRTHLVSPAMAAAAAIAGHFVDIRDLH, translated from the coding sequence ATGACCAAGGCCCGCACGCTCTACGATAAGATCTGGGACGACCACCTCGTTCAGAATAACGAAGATGGTACGAGCCTGCTCTACATCGACCGCCACCTCGTTCACGAAGTGACCAGCCCACAGGCGTTTGAAGGTCTGCGTATGAACGGTCGCAAGGTCCGTCATCCAGAGCGTACGCTTGCTGTCGTTGACCACAACGTCCCGACCACCGATCGTTCGCTGCCCAATCCGGATCCAGATAGTGCGATCCAGATCGAGACTCTGGCTGAGAACACCCGCGACTTCGGCATTGAATATTACGACCCCTTCGACAAGCGTCAGGGTGTTGTCCATATCGTTGGGCCGGAACAGGGCTTTACGCTGCCGGGCATGACCATTGTGTGCGGCGATTCCCATACCTCCACCCACGGCGCTTTTGGCGCTTTGGCCCACGGTATCGGTACCTCCGAAGTGGAACACGTTCTGGCGACCCAGACGCTGATTCAGCAGAAGGCCAAGAACATGCTGGTGCGTGTTGACGGTCAGTTGCCAGCAGGCGTCACGGCCAAGGACATCATTCTCGCTATCATCGGTGAAATCGGCACGGCCGGCGGCAATGGCCACGTGATCGAGTTTGCTGGCGAAGCCATTCGCTCGCTGTCCATGGAAGGCCGTATGACGGTCTGCAACATGACCATTGAAGGCGGCGCACGCGCTGGCCTGATCGCTCCAGACGAAACCACCTTTGCTTACGTAAAGGATCGTCCACGCGCGCCGAAGGGCGAAGCCTTCGACATGGCCGTCGATTATTGGAAGACCCTCTACACCGACGAAGGTGCACATTACGACAAGGTCGTCGTTCTCGACGCAGCCAAGCTGCCGCCAATTGTGTCCTGGGGTTCCTCGCCAGAAGACGTTATCTCGGTTCAGGGCGTTGTTCCCAACCCAGATGATATCGCTGACGAAACCAAGCGTGCATCGAAGTGGCGCGCGCTTGACTACATGGGTCTCAAGCCCGGTACGCCGATCACCGACATCAAGATCGACCGCGTTTTCGTTGGTTCTTGCACCAACGGCCGTATCGAAGATCTGCGTGCAGTCGCGTCGGTTGTGAAGGGCAAAAAGGTTGCTTCGACCGTGTCCGCGATGATCGTCCCAGGCTCCGGTCTGGTCAAGGAACAGGCTGAAGCTGAAGGTCTTGATGTGATCTTCAAGGATGCTGGCTTTGAATGGCGCGAGCCAGGCTGCTCCATGTGTCTGGCGATGAACCCAGATAAGCTCAAGCCAGAAGAGCGTTGCGCTTCGACCTCGAACCGTAACTTCGAAGGCCGTCAGGGCTTTAAGGGCCGCACCCACTTGGTGTCCCCAGCCATGGCAGCAGCTGCTGCAATCGCTGGCCATTTCGTCGACATTCGCGACCTGCACTAA
- a CDS encoding ATP-grasp domain-containing protein has product MTIDARKTLLPTKLPGVILLGGSYGSLAAARSFGRHGIPVAFFSTQHTAAQYSRYIQHHVAWQGPDQSNALEFFLEQSLKLGFANWLLLPSSDHEVQFVTQNYDALAAHFALVTMPWAALEPLNDKAQLCSLAERLGIDFPKVYWDGDAHTTSAEDIRYPVVLKPSSTEKINPLTKAKAWRADSIAEFEPKFTAATQYMGEHGFVVQELIPGDGSAQFSYAGLWDHGIELCSLTARRSRQFPAEFGTSPFVETVELPEVGAQARRLLEAVHYHGLVEVEFKLDQRDNSLKLLDVNTRIWAWIGLGEAAGFDFPTLAALLAKSEMPETHTAKYGPSWRHPVPNTLSLLQSLVRSGRLGYAGRRSIFARSVSSIFAADDLKPALAEVPVHLLRKIKRLLPR; this is encoded by the coding sequence ATGACCATCGACGCTCGAAAGACTCTACTGCCAACGAAACTACCCGGCGTCATTCTTCTCGGTGGATCTTACGGCAGCCTCGCGGCGGCACGCAGTTTTGGTCGACATGGCATCCCTGTTGCCTTCTTCTCAACCCAACACACGGCCGCGCAATATTCGCGATACATTCAGCACCATGTGGCCTGGCAGGGCCCTGACCAATCCAATGCGCTAGAGTTTTTCCTCGAGCAAAGCCTGAAGCTGGGGTTTGCGAACTGGCTGCTCTTGCCAAGTAGCGATCACGAAGTGCAATTCGTGACTCAGAACTATGACGCCCTTGCCGCCCATTTTGCCCTTGTCACCATGCCTTGGGCCGCCCTTGAGCCACTGAATGACAAGGCGCAACTTTGCAGCTTGGCCGAGCGGCTCGGTATTGATTTCCCGAAAGTCTACTGGGATGGAGACGCCCACACGACCAGCGCTGAGGACATTCGCTATCCAGTCGTTCTCAAACCCTCTTCAACCGAGAAGATCAATCCGCTGACGAAAGCCAAAGCTTGGCGTGCCGATAGCATCGCTGAGTTCGAGCCTAAGTTCACTGCCGCAACGCAATATATGGGCGAACACGGGTTTGTTGTGCAGGAGCTGATCCCGGGCGACGGCAGCGCCCAATTTTCATACGCGGGCCTGTGGGATCACGGAATTGAACTCTGCAGCCTGACCGCTCGGCGCTCGCGTCAGTTTCCGGCAGAGTTTGGCACAAGCCCCTTTGTAGAAACTGTAGAGCTGCCAGAGGTTGGAGCCCAAGCGCGGCGGCTCCTCGAGGCAGTCCACTATCACGGGCTTGTCGAGGTTGAGTTCAAACTCGATCAGCGTGACAATAGCCTAAAGCTCCTCGACGTGAACACCCGCATCTGGGCCTGGATCGGCCTTGGTGAGGCCGCAGGGTTTGATTTTCCGACACTTGCGGCTCTATTGGCTAAGAGCGAAATGCCAGAGACGCACACGGCAAAATATGGCCCAAGCTGGCGCCATCCGGTGCCCAACACGCTTTCGCTTCTGCAGTCTCTGGTGCGCTCAGGGCGGCTGGGTTACGCGGGACGCCGATCCATCTTCGCGCGCTCCGTATCGTCAATTTTCGCGGCTGACGATCTCAAGCCGGCGCTCGCAGAAGTCCCCGTGCATCTTCTGCGCAAGATTAAAAGGCTGCTCCCGCGGTAG
- the purH gene encoding bifunctional phosphoribosylaminoimidazolecarboxamide formyltransferase/IMP cyclohydrolase — MGKTVTVGRALLSVFDKSGMEEFARGLSEAGVELVSTGGTHKLIANAGLPVREISELTGFPEMMDGRVKTLHPKVHGGLLAVRDNPEHKTSMDEHEIGPIDLVAVNLYPFEKTVASGASYDDIIENIDIGGPAMVRSAAKNHAYVTVVVDPADYPAILEAIKNGGIPYELRQRLAAKAYARTAAYDAAISAWFAKEIEFQDVTYRSFAGTLREVMRYGENPHQWAAFYANGEQRPGVATANQVQGKTLSYNNINDTDAAFELVSEFDPNQTAAVAIIKHANPCGVAVAEDLKTAYLNALRTDPVSAFGGIVALNREIDAETATEIVKVFTEVIVAPSATPEAEAIIAAKKNLRLLLTGGLADPKADGLVVKSVSGGLLVQGRDNRNVDDCELKIVTKRQPTEAELADLKLAAKVAKHVKSNAIIYVKDGATAGIGAGQMSRVDSARVAHRKSIDAAEAAGIEGALTQGSVVASDAFFPFADGLEALVAAGATAVIQPGGSMRDDEVIAAADAAGIAMVMTGMRHFRH; from the coding sequence ATGGGCAAGACAGTAACGGTCGGGCGTGCTCTGCTTTCGGTATTCGACAAATCTGGCATGGAGGAGTTCGCACGCGGCCTCTCTGAGGCTGGAGTCGAACTGGTATCGACTGGCGGTACGCATAAGCTGATCGCCAATGCAGGCCTTCCAGTTCGTGAAATTTCCGAGCTCACGGGCTTTCCTGAAATGATGGATGGCCGCGTAAAGACCTTGCACCCTAAGGTGCATGGCGGCCTTTTAGCGGTCCGCGACAATCCTGAACACAAAACATCAATGGATGAGCATGAGATCGGCCCGATCGATCTCGTCGCAGTCAATCTTTATCCGTTTGAAAAGACTGTCGCCTCGGGCGCGTCTTATGACGACATCATCGAGAACATCGACATTGGTGGCCCGGCGATGGTGCGCTCAGCCGCAAAAAACCATGCCTATGTGACAGTGGTTGTTGATCCGGCCGACTACCCTGCGATTTTGGAAGCCATCAAGAACGGTGGCATTCCTTATGAACTGCGCCAACGCCTTGCTGCGAAGGCCTATGCCCGTACCGCTGCTTATGATGCGGCGATCTCGGCGTGGTTTGCCAAGGAAATCGAGTTCCAGGATGTCACCTATCGCTCCTTCGCCGGTACTTTGCGCGAAGTGATGCGTTATGGCGAAAACCCGCACCAATGGGCGGCCTTCTACGCCAATGGCGAGCAGCGCCCCGGCGTTGCAACGGCCAACCAAGTGCAGGGCAAAACCCTCTCCTATAACAACATCAATGATACTGACGCTGCCTTTGAACTGGTCTCGGAGTTCGACCCGAACCAGACGGCAGCCGTCGCGATCATCAAGCACGCCAACCCATGTGGTGTCGCTGTCGCCGAAGACCTGAAGACCGCTTATCTCAACGCCCTGCGCACCGACCCGGTCTCGGCCTTTGGTGGCATCGTTGCGCTCAACCGTGAGATCGACGCTGAAACCGCGACCGAAATCGTCAAGGTTTTTACCGAGGTGATCGTTGCCCCTTCTGCGACGCCAGAAGCGGAAGCGATCATTGCGGCCAAGAAGAATCTGCGTCTCTTGCTGACAGGTGGTTTGGCGGACCCCAAAGCCGATGGCCTCGTGGTGAAGTCGGTTTCGGGCGGGCTCTTGGTGCAGGGGCGTGACAATCGTAATGTCGATGATTGCGAGCTCAAAATTGTCACCAAACGCCAGCCGACTGAAGCCGAGTTGGCCGATCTCAAGCTTGCGGCAAAGGTCGCCAAGCACGTCAAATCCAACGCGATTATCTACGTGAAGGATGGCGCGACTGCAGGCATTGGCGCTGGCCAGATGAGCCGCGTAGACTCCGCTCGTGTGGCGCACCGCAAGTCAATTGATGCGGCTGAGGCTGCTGGTATTGAAGGCGCTCTGACCCAAGGTTCTGTCGTTGCGTCCGATGCGTTCTTCCCATTTGCCGATGGGCTTGAAGCGCTTGTTGCCGCTGGCGCAACAGCTGTTATCCAGCCGGGTGGATCGATGCGTGACGACGAAGTGATCGCCGCCGCCGATGCGGCCGGTATCGCAATGGTCATGACGGGCATGCGTCACTTCCGTCACTAA
- a CDS encoding heparinase II/III family protein, translating to MSGRLTKAGRNFVLGVADSLITTPLMRWTWRGQIDHAFAGDLPDYRPADRDAVREMMSGRYLLASKLVETGGASPFTVEPDHLDWWNNLHSFSWLRHFRDVRDPGEKLFARTLVLDWILKEGGFESDSWTLTLTGQRMLNWLRYLTLILDGATSDQAKTIHRSIAMQVQSLRVRGGLAADPVEALYAAMGVLGAELSSVADEPDLGPAVARVDALLGKQIDTDGLHLSRSPKVQLALLVELATLKRAAGRHGSASMADLANKIDHMHEALDALTLSSGEPVYFNGTGQLPHDILVALQSITPTQPRKSRLLGGYGIMRDGNTVVVCDSGIQPPTGFDGEAHASALAFEFSYGSELVVGNCGPAPSDLFESRDLFRQALAHSTATIDGEDAIDPRSSATHFITLDTAEHMMMCTTTGYAGRFGVEVERRMTLLSEGTTLVGQDRILAHGEPKGRLGLRFHLGPGVDLRYTNGDGMVRLVLPSGRVWSFLWEGAHLMEEDSVRHSATRGFQRTRQLVLEAAVTDTTEVAWIFTLEQP from the coding sequence GTGAGCGGGCGGCTGACCAAAGCCGGTCGCAACTTTGTGCTGGGCGTCGCCGATTCGCTTATTACAACGCCATTGATGCGGTGGACTTGGCGCGGACAGATCGACCACGCCTTCGCAGGTGATCTGCCCGATTACCGCCCCGCGGATCGTGACGCTGTGCGCGAGATGATGTCAGGTCGTTATCTTCTGGCCTCTAAGCTGGTTGAAACCGGTGGCGCCTCCCCGTTCACTGTTGAGCCTGATCACCTAGACTGGTGGAATAACCTCCATAGTTTCTCGTGGCTCCGGCATTTCCGTGACGTACGAGATCCGGGTGAGAAGCTTTTCGCGCGCACTTTGGTGCTCGATTGGATCCTCAAAGAAGGTGGGTTTGAAAGCGATAGCTGGACGCTCACCCTAACGGGGCAGCGCATGCTAAACTGGCTGCGCTATCTGACGCTCATTCTTGATGGCGCAACGTCGGATCAAGCAAAGACCATTCACCGGTCGATAGCCATGCAGGTCCAGAGCTTGCGGGTTCGCGGTGGCTTGGCGGCCGACCCTGTGGAAGCACTCTATGCGGCGATGGGCGTTTTGGGGGCTGAGCTGTCGAGCGTTGCCGATGAGCCCGATTTGGGCCCGGCAGTGGCGCGTGTGGATGCGCTTCTTGGCAAGCAGATAGACACAGATGGGCTCCACCTATCCCGTAGCCCAAAGGTACAACTGGCACTGCTAGTTGAGCTTGCGACCCTTAAGCGCGCTGCAGGTCGCCATGGCAGCGCCTCGATGGCCGATCTGGCGAACAAGATTGATCACATGCACGAGGCACTGGACGCGTTGACATTGTCGAGCGGCGAGCCGGTGTATTTTAATGGCACCGGTCAGCTGCCTCACGATATTTTGGTCGCCCTCCAATCGATCACGCCGACCCAACCGCGAAAATCTCGTCTGCTTGGTGGTTACGGCATTATGCGGGACGGCAATACGGTCGTCGTCTGCGACTCCGGTATTCAACCGCCCACCGGCTTTGACGGCGAAGCACACGCCAGTGCGTTAGCTTTCGAGTTTTCCTATGGCAGCGAGCTGGTGGTGGGCAATTGTGGTCCTGCGCCGTCCGACCTCTTCGAGAGCCGCGACCTATTCCGTCAGGCACTGGCGCATTCGACCGCCACGATTGACGGGGAAGACGCTATTGATCCTCGTTCGTCAGCCACCCATTTCATCACGCTCGATACGGCAGAGCACATGATGATGTGCACCACCACTGGCTACGCAGGCCGGTTCGGTGTTGAAGTCGAGCGCCGGATGACGCTGTTGTCCGAGGGTACGACCCTTGTGGGCCAAGATCGCATTTTGGCCCATGGCGAGCCAAAAGGTCGCTTGGGGCTGCGCTTCCATCTCGGGCCTGGTGTTGATCTTCGCTACACCAATGGTGATGGAATGGTTCGATTGGTTTTACCTAGCGGCCGCGTGTGGAGCTTCCTTTGGGAAGGGGCGCATTTGATGGAAGAAGACAGCGTTCGCCATTCGGCGACGCGCGGCTTCCAGCGCACGCGCCAGTTGGTGCTCGAGGCCGCTGTTACCGACACCACAGAAGTTGCCTGGATCTTTACTCTCGAGCAGCCATAG
- a CDS encoding RsmB/NOP family class I SAM-dependent RNA methyltransferase, protein MAHKPDPAGLKLRLVAAQKLKSVLAGEHFAPLTAADLNDGRDRALANRLITTSLRRQGQINLMLAELLEKGMPPRSGTFEAVLRLALAQLVYLPDLGAHSALFLAVEALKRDSKARHLTGLMNAVLRKAQANSARYALDGDDLDLIPETLLVRWATAYGDEAMPAFAEALITGAPLDLTLRDDSDQLVDALNAERLNADSVRVESRDRPVEALVGYDEGKWWVQDAASALPARLFKLDVGSTVIDLCAAPGGKTAQLSKAGYKVTALDSDGKRLERLKSNMLRLGYAPEVIEGDATTYQPAEPVDGILLDAPCSATGTFRRHPEVLWSRTLADIAGRKRLQQAMIKNAVAALKPNGTLIYCVCSLEPEEGEEQVDWIKANLKTVTLDPILAEEVPGLEAAVSAAGLLRTHPGMSPNQLAGGMDGFFVARFRRTG, encoded by the coding sequence TTGGCGCATAAACCAGATCCGGCAGGGCTAAAGCTCCGCCTCGTTGCTGCTCAGAAACTGAAGTCTGTTTTGGCTGGCGAACACTTTGCGCCACTAACGGCAGCAGATCTAAACGACGGTCGCGACAGGGCGCTCGCCAATCGCCTCATCACCACTTCTCTGCGTCGCCAGGGCCAGATTAACCTGATGCTCGCGGAGCTACTCGAGAAGGGTATGCCGCCGCGTTCTGGCACATTCGAGGCTGTCCTGCGCTTGGCGTTGGCCCAGCTGGTCTATTTGCCCGATCTTGGCGCGCATTCGGCGCTGTTCCTTGCTGTTGAAGCGCTCAAACGCGACAGCAAGGCCCGCCACCTCACTGGACTTATGAACGCAGTTCTGCGTAAAGCGCAGGCCAATTCGGCGCGCTATGCGCTGGATGGCGATGATCTTGATCTTATTCCAGAAACTTTGTTAGTGCGCTGGGCTACTGCATACGGCGATGAGGCGATGCCGGCCTTCGCTGAGGCGCTGATCACCGGCGCGCCACTTGATCTGACCTTGCGCGATGACAGTGACCAGTTGGTCGATGCACTCAATGCAGAGCGTTTGAACGCCGACAGTGTTCGCGTTGAAAGCCGTGACCGTCCGGTGGAAGCTCTTGTTGGCTATGACGAAGGCAAATGGTGGGTTCAGGACGCTGCTTCCGCCTTGCCTGCGCGCCTCTTCAAGCTCGACGTGGGGAGCACGGTTATCGACCTTTGCGCTGCCCCAGGGGGTAAGACTGCTCAGCTCAGTAAAGCTGGCTACAAGGTTACCGCGCTCGATAGCGACGGCAAGCGCCTTGAACGCCTCAAGAGCAATATGTTGCGTCTCGGCTATGCTCCCGAGGTAATTGAGGGCGATGCAACGACTTACCAGCCAGCAGAGCCGGTCGACGGCATTTTGCTTGATGCGCCGTGTTCAGCCACGGGCACTTTCCGTCGTCACCCTGAGGTTCTGTGGAGCCGCACCCTTGCCGATATCGCAGGTCGCAAGCGCTTGCAGCAGGCCATGATCAAGAATGCGGTTGCAGCGCTTAAGCCCAACGGCACGCTGATCTATTGCGTCTGCTCGCTGGAGCCCGAAGAGGGCGAAGAGCAGGTAGACTGGATCAAAGCCAATCTGAAAACAGTGACGCTCGATCCGATCCTCGCCGAAGAGGTGCCAGGTCTCGAAGCTGCCGTTAGTGCTGCTGGACTGCTGCGTACTCATCCTGGCATGTCGCCCAATCAACTTGCTGGGGGCATGGATGGCTTCTTCGTGGCGCGCTTCCGTCGAACAGGGTAA
- the htpX gene encoding zinc metalloprotease HtpX encodes MSNTLRTFALLAGMTALFMVVGYFIGGNGGMIMALLFAAGTNIFAFWNSDKMVLRMQGAVPVQRSRAPELYDMVDALSKRAGIPTPAVYVIETDQPNAFATGRDPNNAAVAVSSGLLRQLDPREVAGVVAHELAHIKNRDTLTMTITATFAGAISALAQFGLFFGGGNNRDNPLGGVGAILMVFLAPVAAMIVQMAVSRTREYEADKLGAIIANDPLALASALDKIATLSGRQVNVAAERNPAMAHMYISNPLSGARMDNLFSTHPDTANRIQALQRLAAEMRVDHNTSNSRPRPQAARPSSTSTATGWRTPTVKRNDDDSGTRGPWG; translated from the coding sequence ATGTCCAACACGTTACGCACTTTTGCGCTGCTCGCAGGCATGACGGCGCTGTTTATGGTCGTCGGTTATTTCATTGGCGGCAACGGCGGCATGATCATGGCGCTGCTCTTTGCTGCTGGCACCAATATTTTTGCCTTCTGGAATTCAGACAAAATGGTGCTGCGCATGCAGGGCGCGGTCCCCGTGCAGCGTAGTCGCGCGCCCGAGCTTTATGACATGGTCGATGCACTTTCAAAGCGTGCAGGCATCCCCACGCCCGCCGTCTATGTCATCGAGACCGATCAGCCCAACGCCTTCGCGACCGGCCGCGATCCGAATAATGCCGCTGTTGCAGTGTCGTCGGGGCTGCTGCGGCAGTTGGATCCGCGCGAAGTTGCCGGTGTGGTGGCCCATGAGTTGGCGCATATCAAAAATCGCGACACACTCACGATGACTATTACCGCCACCTTCGCGGGCGCTATCTCGGCTCTGGCTCAGTTTGGCCTGTTCTTCGGGGGCGGTAACAATCGCGACAACCCATTGGGCGGTGTTGGCGCTATTCTCATGGTGTTCCTCGCCCCAGTCGCTGCGATGATCGTGCAAATGGCGGTCAGCCGCACGCGCGAGTATGAGGCTGACAAGCTCGGCGCAATCATTGCCAATGACCCGCTGGCGCTAGCTTCCGCACTCGACAAGATCGCCACGCTCTCCGGGCGGCAGGTCAATGTCGCGGCCGAACGCAACCCAGCAATGGCTCATATGTACATCTCAAATCCGCTGAGCGGCGCGCGTATGGACAATTTGTTCTCCACGCACCCGGACACGGCCAACCGCATTCAGGCACTGCAAAGGCTTGCGGCGGAAATGCGAGTAGATCATAACACCTCAAATTCGCGCCCTCGTCCGCAGGCAGCTCGTCCGAGCAGCACTTCAACCGCGACGGGATGGCGTACACCGACCGTGAAGCGTAACGATGATGACAGTGGTACGCGCGGTCCTTGGGGCTAA
- a CDS encoding DUF1674 domain-containing protein has translation MNENTAAQAGSEADDETAPIKVLSPQAQRALAEAEARRLEIDAKTAMAPKEKGGRGGLDPVRYSDWEIKGLTSDF, from the coding sequence ATGAACGAAAATACCGCAGCTCAAGCCGGCTCTGAGGCCGATGACGAGACCGCGCCAATCAAGGTGCTCTCCCCGCAAGCCCAGCGCGCGCTTGCTGAGGCTGAGGCTCGTCGGCTTGAAATTGATGCGAAGACCGCAATGGCACCGAAAGAAAAAGGCGGCCGCGGCGGGCTCGATCCGGTGCGATACAGCGATTGGGAAATTAAGGGCCTCACCAGCGATTTTTGA
- a CDS encoding DsbE family thiol:disulfide interchange protein: MRYLLFVLPLALLAALVAIFATSMDRDTDLIRSVLIDKPAPDFTMAALEGSGVPGFSTETLKGEVTLVNVFASWCIPCRDEHPLLEQISDVTGIRIFGINQADVPDNALAFLTELGNPYAAIGVDANRRVSIDWGVYGVPETFLVDAEGTIVFKHTGPLSVEAISKNLIPAIETARS, from the coding sequence ATGCGATACCTGCTCTTCGTTCTACCGCTCGCTCTATTGGCCGCGCTCGTGGCCATTTTCGCAACGTCGATGGATCGGGACACAGACCTGATCCGCTCGGTGCTGATCGATAAGCCGGCGCCGGACTTTACCATGGCTGCTCTTGAAGGCAGCGGGGTACCGGGTTTTTCTACGGAAACGCTCAAGGGGGAAGTGACACTGGTGAACGTATTCGCCAGTTGGTGCATTCCGTGCCGTGACGAGCATCCATTGCTCGAGCAGATTAGTGATGTGACAGGCATTCGGATTTTCGGCATCAACCAGGCGGATGTGCCAGACAATGCGCTGGCCTTCCTCACTGAGCTGGGCAATCCCTATGCGGCCATAGGTGTTGATGCGAACCGCCGTGTCTCAATCGATTGGGGCGTTTATGGCGTTCCTGAGACCTTCTTGGTGGATGCGGAAGGCACAATTGTTTTCAAGCACACCGGTCCGTTGAGTGTTGAGGCAATCAGCAAAAACCTCATTCCAGCCATAGAAACGGCGCGAAGCTGA